The window GGATGCATTGGCATCGCAATCTTAAAACATCTCCCAAAATCTCACGTTGATTTCGCGGACATTGACCCGCTCGTTCTACGTGGAATTAAAATCTCCGCTCGCAAAAATAGAATCCCGCCGTCACGCTACCACCTCATCCCCTCCGACATACTGAAAAACACCCGCGGCGTCTACAACGCCATCGTCGCCAACCCACCATACATCGGAACAAAAAAATACGTCCAACCGTCGGTATTAAAATACGAGCCGCGCAAGGCGCTCTTCGGTGGCAAGGACGGACTGCGCTTCATCAAGGCGCTCATCAAAACCGCGCCACAGCACCTTTCGCTAGACGGTGTACTTTGGATGGAATATGACCCGTCGCAAAAAAAAGCGATTGAAAAACTTTTTGCCGCGCAACAGTATCGCAACGTTCAATTTCATAAAGACCAATACAGCCGCTGGCGCTATGTTATGGCGCAAAGGCCAGCATAAAAAACGAGTATCGGTCCGACGGCTTTAAGCTGTCGGACCGATTAATTCCCTACTTCCTGCGCCACCCGCGCCGGTAGACGTTCCGCACCGCGAAGTATCGTGGCGGCGGAGCGTAGAGATGGTCACGCACTGTCCTGTTCCACCGATCGGCATCCGCCACCGCCGCTTCCACCGGAAGCGGCACCGGCCATAACGTAACGAGGCAGTTGCGCCGTTCATGGTCAAAGAGCGCCAGAACGCCGATGCCCATCGCGGTACGCTGAACTTCCGCTTGGTACCGCTCCGAGTACTCGCCGCGCCACAAAACCGTGTCTGGCCACGTGGTCGCGTCCCACTGACCCCACTCCGTATGCGGCCGAACTCCGTCGTTCTCCATCGGGTCCTCCTTACAGCGACTGCGTGCCAAAACGCTCAAACATCCGCTTCAACTTTTCGCAGACCTCGTTGAAGATCCGCTCCACATCCTTCCGCTTCAGGTGTTCCTGCTTACCGATCTCCCGAAACGAAAGCTCCTTGATGCTGTGCGCGACGAGCAGCCACCGGTCGCGCGGCGAAAGCGCCATAGCAAGCTTCCAAACATGTTGCGCGAGGTCATCCCGGTCAACTTCCTCGATCCCGTCGGCGCCGCACCTATCCGCGATTTGACGCGCCATTTTCATGACCTCAGCCTCCCCCAAGGAGTCCGCAAGGGGCTTCTTTTTCCTCGTTTTATACGTTTTTCGAGCCACGAAACACCTCTTTTCTCTATGGTAGAAACTGTTTCTAATTTATCACAAAACGAACAAAAAACACAAACAGCCCGCCTTGGGCGGACTGTTTGTCGTTCTTCACGCTGCGACTACGCGCGCGGCGGAGCTGATTCCTTGCGCGCGCGATGACAATCGCGGCAAAGCAAATCCTTCAAACGATCTTCCTGTGGCTGAAACGGAAGTTCGGTGATCGCACCCTTACATTTTCCACACGCCCAGTTACCCTGAAACTTCGGGCGAGGAGCCATCGGTTGGTTAGCATCCATAAAGTATATTTGGTTGTTTGTTATTATTGACCTTTCACCGCGCCGAACGTGCGGTTTGTGGAATAATTGTATGCTATAAAACTAACCCGCGCAAACTGTTGCCTACCCCCACCATTGATGCAAGCCTGGAAATTTACGGCAAATCGGCAAACGCTCGCACCATTCTTCAAGGCCCCACACACGCCCCGCGCGCGTCGCCGCAAGATACAGCAACGCGGCGATATAAATGATGTGCTGATCAACAATAAACGCATTTGGGTTTGGATACGGAAAACCGAGTGGCAGATAATAGAGCAGCATGAGCAACGCGCCGAGCAACGAAGAAAACCGCACGCCGATGCCGAGTATCAGCGACACGCCCAGCAACGTAAGCCCCCATTCGTTGACAAAGTTAATGACGGGCAATACGCCGGGCGACGCAAGCCACGCGAAAAGCCCAGTAAACGATTTCGCGTTTGTCAGGTATCCCGCCGCCGACCATTCCGCGTTAAGCACTTTTGTGATACCGGCGTAAAAGAACATCCATCCGAGCGTGAACCGTAAAAAGAATATTGATAATTTTTGAGCAGTCGTCATAGCGAATATGAAATATAAAACGCTGACCTTTTCCGATATTATAGCACAAGCTAGATATTTTTATACATCACATCTTTTCGCTCCACCACCACCGTCCATCCCGCGCGCTTCGCGTGAGCATATAATAGCGCGTTGGGATTAAAGCAGATCGGTTTTGAAACAAGTGATAAGAAACTGATATCGCCCTCCGTGTCGCCGACGCCAACAGAACCCCGGAGCGTCAGTCCTTCACTTGCTACCGCGCGCCGGACAATGTTCGCTTTGTCGGAGATAACATCAAGATGAAGAATATTTCCGGTAAAACGCTTGTGCTTATCAACCTCATACATGCGGCCGTACACCTTATCAAAACCCAGCGTCTCACAAAACGGTTCAGCGAGTAATTTCGGCGATTGCGTAATCGCTAAAAGATAATACCCGCGACGCTTCAAGTCGTGGACCAAATCGCGCGTGTACCGGTACACACGATTTTTATGAAACGCCACAACTTTTTTCCCGACACGCAAAAAATCAACATATCGTACGCCCTTGATATGCTTCAAAAACGCGCGAACAACCGCGAGAATATATTCCTCATACGTCCCCCGTCGCTCAAGCCACTCCGTAAACGCGCGCGCGTATACGCGCCGCGCCCGAATAGGGAAAACGCCCTCTTGAATAAACGCGTCGGTGAGTTCAATCAGCAAACTGGACCGAAAAATCGTTCCGTCAATATCAAAAATCGCAACTTTTCTTTTTTGCATATCTTTTATTGTATGCCTTGCCATTTAAAAATGAAACGGGGGGGGCTCCTAGGACCCCCCCCTCGCT is drawn from bacterium and contains these coding sequences:
- a CDS encoding DoxX family membrane protein, with translation MTTAQKLSIFFLRFTLGWMFFYAGITKVLNAEWSAAGYLTNAKSFTGLFAWLASPGVLPVINFVNEWGLTLLGVSLILGIGVRFSSLLGALLMLLYYLPLGFPYPNPNAFIVDQHIIYIAALLYLAATRAGRVWGLEEWCERLPICRKFPGLHQWWG
- a CDS encoding HAD family phosphatase; translated protein: MQKRKVAIFDIDGTIFRSSLLIELTDAFIQEGVFPIRARRVYARAFTEWLERRGTYEEYILAVVRAFLKHIKGVRYVDFLRVGKKVVAFHKNRVYRYTRDLVHDLKRRGYYLLAITQSPKLLAEPFCETLGFDKVYGRMYEVDKHKRFTGNILHLDVISDKANIVRRAVASEGLTLRGSVGVGDTEGDISFLSLVSKPICFNPNALLYAHAKRAGWTVVVERKDVMYKNI
- a CDS encoding HemK/PrmC family methyltransferase, translated to MKNIDIQIQQLQRDKYHSRWSPKILADIARLKAGEPLDYVIGWAPFLRCRIDLSAHPLIPRPETEFWTEAFISDAGHRTPNKSLRVLDIFSGSGCIGIAILKHLPKSHVDFADIDPLVLRGIKISARKNRIPPSRYHLIPSDILKNTRGVYNAIVANPPYIGTKKYVQPSVLKYEPRKALFGGKDGLRFIKALIKTAPQHLSLDGVLWMEYDPSQKKAIEKLFAAQQYRNVQFHKDQYSRWRYVMAQRPA